The Caldicellulosiruptor obsidiansis OB47 genome segment TGCCCAGCGCGTATACATTCTTAAAAGCATCTCTGCCCAGTCCTGAGCTTCTGTTCCACCTGCACCAGCATGAATTGAAAGTATTGCATTGTTTTTGTCATAAGGACCGTTCAAAAGGACCTCTATCTTGAAATCCTCTATTTTCTTCTCAAGGTCCAAAAGCTCTTTTTCAAGCTCTTCTGCCATTTCATGATTTCCTTCTTCTATGCTCAGCTCTGTCAGAACTTTCAAATCTTCCCACTGTGAACATAACTTTTGGAATCTTTCTATCTTGTCCTTTAGCCTCTTTATTTTCTGCAAAACTTTTTGAGAGTTCTCTAAATCCTGCCAGAAATCAGGATTTGAAGTCTCACTCTCCAACCATTTTAGTTCACTTTGCAGCCTGTCGATGTCAAAGAGAAACCCTCATTTCCTTGAGGTCTTCTTCTGCTTTTTCAAGTCTTTGCAAAATCTCTTCAAGCATCAGCATCTTCTAAAACCACCCTTTCCAAAAAATGATAAGGTTAAAAAATCAAACTGCACCGCAACATTTTTTGTATTTTTTGCCGCTGCCACAAGGACACGGGTCGTTTCTTCCAACTTTTTGTGTTTTTACAACAGGTTTTCTCACAGGTGTATCTGATGGAGCATTTTCATACATCTCTTTTGCTACTCTTTCTCTCTGTGGCATGTTCTCAACATTTGCATGAAGTATAATCTTTATTGTATCTTCTTGTATTCTCTTTATCATTTCATCAAACATCTCAAACGCTTCGAACCTGAACTCAACTACTGGGTCTTTTTGACCAATCGCGCGAAGAGATATGCCTTCTCTCAGCTGTTCTACTGCATCTATGTGTTCCATCCAGTGCATGTCAACAACTCGCAAAAGCACAACCCTTTCAAGCTCGCGCATAAGCTCGCCAACTTCTTGTTCTTTCTTCTCATATTTTTCTTTTGCAATTGAGATGAGCTTTTCTTTTAGCTCCTGTTTTGTCATATTTTTTGCATCCTGCTCAGAAAGTTCACTATCCAAGAATATAAACTTCAAATCCTGCAAAAGACCTTTTATATCCCAGTCTTCAGGATGAGGACTTTCACCTGTGTACACCTTTATCTTGTAGTCAACAAGCTCATCTATCATGCCAAGGATAGAATCTCTCAAGTTTTCGCCTTCTAAAACCTTGCGCCTTTGTGAGTAAATTATTTCTCTTTGCTTGTTCAAAACATCGTCAAACTGCAAAAGGTGTTTGCGTATTTCAAAGTTTCGCGCTTCAACCCTCTTTTGTGCCTTTTCAATGGCATCAGACAAGAGCTTGTGTTCAATTGGCTGGTCATCAGGAAGTCCCAGCGACTCAACAAGATTTTTGATCCTCTCAGACCCAAAAAGCCTCATTAAATCGTCCTCAAGCGACACATAAAATCTTGATTCACCCGGGTCACCCTGACGACCGGCTCTTCCTCGAAGCTGGTTGTCTATTCGCCTGCTCTCATGCCTCTCTGTACCAATTACTTTCAGTCCGCCAAGCTCAGCAACACCCTCGCCTAAAACAATGTCTGTTCCACGGCCAGCCATGTTAGTTGCTATTGTAACAGCACCTTTTTGACCAGCCTTTGCAATTATCATAGCCTCTTTTTCGTGGTGTTTTGCGTTTAAAACCTCATGTTTTATGCCATGTTTTTTGAGCATCTCGCTCAGCATCTCAGACTTCTCAATTGACACTGTGCCAACCAAAACAGGCTGCCCTTTTTTGTGAGTTTCAACAATTTCCTGAACAATTGCATCAAACTTGGCTTTTTCTGTCTTGTAAACCTTATCCGGGTGATCAATTCTAATCATTGGCTTGTGTGTAGGAATTTCTATGACATCAAGCTTGTAGATCTCTCTGAACTCCTGCTCTTCAGTTTTTGCAGTACCTGTCATACCAGCAAGTTTTTTGTACAATCTGAAATAGTTCTGAAAAGTTATTGTTGCCAGAGTTTTGCTTTCTCTCTCAATTCTTACGCCCTCTTTTGCCTCTATTGCCTGATGAAGTCCTTCTGAAAACCTTCGCCCGTACATAAGTCTCCCAGT includes the following:
- the secA gene encoding preprotein translocase subunit SecA, producing MLKIIEKLIGSYSEREIKKILPIIDKIESLAPEYEKLTDAELRQKTDIFKQRLQNGETLDDILPEAFAAVREAAWRTLKMRHFRVQLIGGVVLHQGRIAEMKTGEGKTLVATLPAYLNALEGKGVHIVTVNDYLARRDAEWMGPIYNFLGLSVGVIVHGLTHEERKKAYHCDITYGTNNEFGFDYLRDNMAIYKEELVQRELNYAIIDEVDSILIDEARTPLIISGPAEKSTDLYKRADNFVRRLKPLYYNSDDDKQMPDTTGYDYIVNEKRHTVSLTEEGIKKAEKYFGVGNLADPENATLHHHIIQALKAHALMKRDRDYVVKDGQVIIVDEFTGRLMYGRRFSEGLHQAIEAKEGVRIERESKTLATITFQNYFRLYKKLAGMTGTAKTEEQEFREIYKLDVIEIPTHKPMIRIDHPDKVYKTEKAKFDAIVQEIVETHKKGQPVLVGTVSIEKSEMLSEMLKKHGIKHEVLNAKHHEKEAMIIAKAGQKGAVTIATNMAGRGTDIVLGEGVAELGGLKVIGTERHESRRIDNQLRGRAGRQGDPGESRFYVSLEDDLMRLFGSERIKNLVESLGLPDDQPIEHKLLSDAIEKAQKRVEARNFEIRKHLLQFDDVLNKQREIIYSQRRKVLEGENLRDSILGMIDELVDYKIKVYTGESPHPEDWDIKGLLQDLKFIFLDSELSEQDAKNMTKQELKEKLISIAKEKYEKKEQEVGELMRELERVVLLRVVDMHWMEHIDAVEQLREGISLRAIGQKDPVVEFRFEAFEMFDEMIKRIQEDTIKIILHANVENMPQRERVAKEMYENAPSDTPVRKPVVKTQKVGRNDPCPCGSGKKYKKCCGAV